A genome region from Hydrogenoanaerobacterium saccharovorans includes the following:
- the prmC gene encoding peptide chain release factor N(5)-glutamine methyltransferase: MVNLQKYKAKWLQNLEKAGVFAPAFELCEIIQHAAGIDRAHQLAGDAVLTDKQIDAVEELLALRCKGTPLQYILGKWEFYGLDFFVGEGVLIPRADTETLVELGLKLMKNVPAPHIADLCSGSGCVAIALAKSLPLSQVAAVELSDAAYGYLTRNIKLNEAHNVKSLQLDVLAQSSPSILTKKNTAKFDLIISNPPYIRTSDLKELQREVQKEPVMALDGTADGLHFYREITRLYKNCLKKGGWLAYEVGDDQSTDVQNILEQNGFANITVQNDLGGFERVVAGRRK, encoded by the coding sequence ATGGTAAATCTGCAAAAATACAAGGCGAAATGGCTGCAAAATTTAGAGAAGGCAGGGGTATTTGCTCCTGCCTTTGAGCTTTGCGAGATCATTCAGCACGCAGCAGGTATCGACCGAGCTCATCAGCTTGCAGGTGATGCTGTGCTTACCGATAAACAGATAGATGCCGTAGAAGAACTGTTGGCATTACGCTGTAAGGGAACACCTCTGCAATATATTTTGGGTAAATGGGAGTTTTACGGGCTTGATTTTTTTGTGGGTGAGGGCGTACTTATTCCGCGTGCAGATACAGAGACCTTGGTGGAATTGGGACTAAAATTGATGAAAAACGTACCCGCCCCCCATATTGCTGATTTGTGCAGCGGCAGCGGATGTGTTGCGATTGCTCTGGCAAAGAGCCTGCCGTTGTCACAGGTAGCGGCTGTCGAACTGTCAGATGCCGCGTATGGTTATCTCACGCGTAACATCAAGTTAAATGAAGCGCATAACGTAAAATCTTTACAGCTGGACGTTTTGGCACAGAGCAGTCCCTCCATACTTACAAAAAAGAATACTGCAAAGTTTGATTTAATTATTTCTAATCCGCCGTACATTCGCACATCTGATTTAAAAGAGTTACAACGTGAGGTACAAAAAGAGCCTGTGATGGCGTTAGACGGCACAGCAGACGGTTTGCATTTTTACCGTGAAATAACACGGCTTTATAAAAACTGCCTTAAAAAAGGCGGCTGGCTTGCCTATGAAGTAGGGGACGACCAAAGCACCGATGTACAGAACATTTTAGAACAAAATGGTTTTGCCAACATCACTGTGCAAAACGATTTGGGCGGATTTGAGCGAGTAGTTGCGGGCAGGCGCAAATAA
- a CDS encoding N-acetyltransferase, protein MNTDFVNLTTENLVNEHLCCIIRSKKPHQGVEAKRQWLSDRLNEGHVFRKLNAKATVFIEYAPLETAWVPIIGDNYYYVYCLWVSGSYKGKGYGKALMEYCLADAKEKGKSGICMLGAKKQKSFLSDQSFAKGFGFQVVDTTDNGYELLALSFDGTTPKFAQNVKAQEIESKDLTIYYDMQCPFVYQSIEMIKQYCETNDVPVSLIQVDTLQKAKELPCVFNNWGVFYKGNFETVNLLDVAYLKRILKK, encoded by the coding sequence TTGAATACTGATTTTGTAAACTTAACAACAGAAAACCTTGTCAATGAGCATTTATGCTGTATTATACGCAGTAAAAAGCCTCATCAAGGTGTTGAGGCGAAGCGCCAATGGCTTTCTGACCGACTAAATGAAGGTCATGTCTTTCGGAAGTTAAATGCAAAGGCTACAGTCTTTATTGAATATGCTCCCCTTGAAACAGCTTGGGTTCCCATTATTGGTGACAACTATTATTATGTGTATTGCTTATGGGTTTCTGGTAGTTACAAAGGAAAAGGGTATGGAAAAGCGCTAATGGAGTATTGTTTGGCTGATGCCAAAGAAAAGGGTAAATCTGGAATTTGTATGCTTGGAGCCAAAAAGCAGAAATCTTTTCTTTCTGATCAATCATTTGCGAAGGGGTTTGGCTTTCAGGTCGTTGATACTACCGATAATGGATATGAATTACTTGCACTTTCTTTTGACGGAACAACGCCAAAGTTCGCACAAAACGTTAAAGCCCAAGAAATTGAAAGCAAAGATCTAACAATTTATTACGATATGCAATGCCCCTTTGTCTATCAAAGCATCGAGATGATAAAACAGTATTGCGAAACGAATGACGTTCCTGTATCATTGATTCAAGTGGATACGCTACAAAAAGCAAAGGAATTGCCTTGTGTTTTCAATAACTGGGGTGTGTTTTATAAAGGGAATTTTGAGACAGTGAATTTATTAGATGTCGCCTACTTAAAGAGAATACTCAAAAAATGA
- the trpS gene encoding tryptophan--tRNA ligase encodes MTQQTPERKQTIFSGIQPTGIMTLGNYLGAIKNWVELQNTYNCAYCIVNMHAITVKQDPKALKQHTLEAYALMLACGVDPEKSVAFIQSHVTTHAELNWVLACSTQFGELSRMTQFKDKSKRYPDNINAGLFTYPVLMVADILLYQSNLVPVGIDQKQHLELTRDVAIRFNNTYGNTFTIPEPYIPKQGAKIMSLADPTKKMSKSDDNVNGFISILDKPETIVKKFKRAVTDSDMEVAYREGKDGINNLMTILSTVTGDSFETIERDFAGKGYGDFKTAVGEAVAEHLRPVRENFDRLMADKSYLESCYKRGAEQAEKISRRTMEKVYKKIGFLPR; translated from the coding sequence ATGACACAACAAACACCCGAACGCAAACAAACGATTTTTTCGGGTATCCAGCCAACCGGTATTATGACATTGGGCAACTATTTGGGTGCCATAAAGAACTGGGTGGAATTGCAGAATACCTATAACTGTGCTTATTGTATTGTTAATATGCACGCTATTACCGTAAAGCAAGACCCCAAAGCCCTAAAACAGCACACGCTTGAGGCATATGCACTGATGCTTGCCTGTGGGGTTGACCCCGAAAAAAGCGTAGCATTCATCCAAAGCCATGTCACCACACATGCCGAACTAAACTGGGTTTTGGCTTGCAGCACACAGTTTGGCGAACTCAGCCGTATGACTCAGTTTAAAGATAAGAGCAAGCGTTATCCTGATAACATCAACGCAGGTTTATTCACTTACCCTGTACTGATGGTAGCCGATATCCTGCTTTATCAAAGCAATTTGGTGCCGGTTGGCATCGACCAAAAACAACATCTTGAACTCACACGCGATGTTGCTATTCGTTTTAACAACACCTACGGCAACACCTTTACCATACCCGAGCCGTATATTCCTAAGCAGGGCGCAAAAATTATGTCGCTTGCCGACCCTACCAAAAAGATGTCAAAATCGGATGACAACGTAAACGGATTCATCTCGATATTGGACAAACCTGAAACGATTGTAAAGAAATTTAAGCGCGCCGTTACCGATTCGGATATGGAAGTTGCTTACCGCGAAGGCAAAGACGGTATCAACAACCTGATGACGATACTTTCTACTGTTACAGGCGACAGCTTTGAGACCATAGAACGCGATTTTGCAGGCAAGGGCTACGGCGACTTTAAAACCGCTGTAGGCGAAGCTGTAGCAGAGCATCTGCGCCCTGTACGCGAAAATTTTGACCGTTTGATGGCGGACAAATCTTATCTGGAAAGCTGCTACAAACGCGGCGCCGAACAAGCAGAAAAAATCAGCCGCCGCACCATGGAAAAGGTTTACAAAAAGATTGGCTTTCTGCCCCGCTGA
- a CDS encoding PLP-dependent aminotransferase family protein — MRYIFSDRISGLQPSAIREILKATADPSVISFAAGNPAPEAFPIDDVRRITADILESAPIAALQYSITEGYPALRTTLTDMLKKRYHIGNEHDGLLVVSGAQQGIDLATRCLLNEGDTVICEAPSFIGSLNCFRSYRANLVGVDMDQDGINLEKLEEALKNNPNARFIYLIPNFQNPSGITMSWEKRKAVYELAKRYGVLILEDNPYGDLRFSGEHIPAIKTLDTENIVLYCGSFSKILSPGMRVGFVCAHSDILAKMTVAKQCNDVHTTILSQMICHKFITECNLDAHIAKLQAIYRGKCKLMLDNIERCFHPSVAHTNPEGGLFIWCTLPQSTDMMQFCRTAAQNKVAVVPGSAFTTDESVVTTSFRMNFSTPTDDKIVEGCTILGKLTNELF, encoded by the coding sequence ATGCGTTATATTTTTTCAGATAGAATCAGTGGTTTACAGCCATCTGCCATTCGTGAGATTTTAAAAGCTACGGCTGACCCATCTGTCATCTCTTTTGCTGCTGGCAATCCCGCACCGGAGGCATTCCCCATTGATGATGTGCGGAGAATCACCGCAGATATTTTAGAAAGCGCGCCCATTGCGGCACTGCAATATTCGATTACCGAAGGCTACCCCGCACTGCGCACCACACTTACTGATATGCTGAAAAAACGCTATCACATCGGTAATGAACATGATGGGTTGTTGGTGGTATCGGGTGCACAACAGGGTATCGACCTTGCAACGCGCTGCCTGCTTAATGAGGGCGACACCGTTATTTGCGAGGCACCAAGCTTTATCGGTTCGCTAAATTGCTTTCGCAGTTACCGCGCAAACCTTGTGGGTGTTGATATGGATCAAGACGGTATCAATCTTGAAAAGCTGGAAGAAGCACTAAAAAACAACCCGAACGCACGATTTATTTATCTCATCCCCAACTTTCAAAATCCATCCGGCATCACCATGAGTTGGGAAAAACGTAAAGCTGTTTATGAGCTTGCAAAACGGTACGGAGTATTGATTTTGGAAGATAACCCATACGGCGACTTGCGTTTTTCAGGCGAACATATCCCTGCAATCAAAACACTGGATACGGAAAACATCGTGCTATACTGCGGTAGTTTTTCTAAGATACTATCCCCCGGCATGAGGGTGGGATTTGTATGTGCACACAGTGACATCTTAGCAAAAATGACGGTTGCCAAACAGTGCAACGATGTGCACACCACCATTCTATCACAGATGATTTGCCATAAATTCATCACTGAATGCAACCTCGATGCACATATTGCAAAGCTGCAGGCAATCTACCGCGGCAAATGCAAACTGATGCTGGACAATATTGAACGCTGCTTCCATCCTTCCGTTGCCCATACCAACCCGGAAGGCGGCTTGTTTATTTGGTGTACACTGCCGCAGAGCACCGATATGATGCAATTCTGCCGTACCGCAGCGCAAAACAAGGTAGCAGTCGTGCCGGGCAGCGCTTTTACCACCGATGAAAGTGTGGTAACAACATCATTCCGTATGAATTTTTCTACCCCCACCGACGACAAAATTGTTGAGGGATGTACCATATTGGGCAAACTAACAAACGAACTTTTCTAA
- a CDS encoding DUF975 family protein, whose amino-acid sequence MWERVELKANAKAALSRYYWMAFAVCLVYSTINGAGAVGGNMLRLVIDLQNMGTITLTNAMQLGVVSASIIFGVVGLVLLFFVLNPLTVGLHRYFMESRTFKSDFGTLFYGFTGGRYWKNVGVMALVTVKITLWTLLLIVPGIIKGYEYYMVPYILAENDKIETNRIFELSKLMTDNEKMSIFVLHLSFIGWILLGVLLCGVGTLFVDPYIFATDAELYALMRAKSFALNFSDTNELVDFHPPIYGNAN is encoded by the coding sequence ATGTGGGAAAGAGTAGAGCTAAAGGCAAACGCAAAAGCGGCATTATCGCGGTATTATTGGATGGCATTTGCGGTATGCCTTGTGTACAGCACAATCAATGGGGCAGGTGCCGTAGGCGGCAATATGTTAAGGTTGGTTATTGACCTGCAAAATATGGGGACAATAACTCTTACCAATGCAATGCAGTTGGGGGTTGTAAGCGCTAGCATTATATTTGGGGTGGTAGGATTAGTTCTGCTGTTTTTTGTGCTCAACCCGCTGACAGTAGGTCTGCACCGCTATTTTATGGAAAGCAGAACATTTAAAAGCGATTTTGGTACCTTGTTTTATGGCTTTACAGGCGGAAGATACTGGAAAAACGTAGGCGTTATGGCACTGGTAACGGTAAAAATTACGCTTTGGACTTTGCTGCTCATCGTGCCGGGCATTATAAAAGGCTACGAATATTATATGGTACCTTATATTTTGGCAGAAAACGATAAAATTGAAACCAACCGTATTTTTGAACTCAGCAAATTGATGACAGACAATGAAAAAATGAGTATTTTTGTACTGCACCTGTCGTTCATCGGGTGGATTCTGCTTGGTGTATTGCTGTGCGGTGTTGGTACCTTGTTTGTTGACCCATACATATTCGCCACGGATGCCGAGTTGTACGCTTTGATGCGCGCAAAATCTTTTGCACTTAATTTTTCGGATACGAACGAGTTGGTAGATTTTCATCCTCCAATCTACGGCAATGCAAACTAA
- a CDS encoding fructose-1,6-bisphosphatase encodes MLHTKQDVLHNLKYLKALAIQYPTEQAASTEIINLQAILNLPKGTEHFMSDLHGEYEAFLHILNNASGVIREKVDLLYEKSLPSKERAVLATLIYYPEEKLKEIKEDSADMEEWYRITLNRLIEICRLVSSKYTRSKVRKALPKDFEYIIDELLHTNYDELNKEKYYENIIETIIDIERADEFIFALCNTIKRLVVDRLHIVGDIFDRGPRADIVMDSLMEHHCVDIQWGNHDVLWMGAAAGSRTCIASVLNNSITYNNLEVVEMGYGINLRPLALFAAEVYGTKDVSCFRPKLQSAQYCNPKDIRLVACMHKAIAVIQFKLEGQIIQRNPGFNMDDRLLLDKIDYEHKTVRIGNKDYKLRDCDFPTVNRENPYELTDEETLLMEQLKFAFRHSEKLQKHVRFLYAKGGLYKCYNGNLLFHGCIPMNTDGSFMEFECDGERLSGRAFMDYTESLARQAFTANAHSPEKLRGKDFMWFLWCGRNSPLFGRDKITTFERLLVDDKTVWEEPKNPYYVHSATEEACVRMLKEFELDYPHSHIINGHVPVRSKDGETPVKANGRLIVIDGGFCRAYQPTTGIAGYTLVFNSYGIRIISHEPFDGARNAIRKNKDILSTSQIYETMQSRIKVSGTDEGQVIKENIEGLRLLLSAYRIGVLKEQHNK; translated from the coding sequence ATGCTGCACACCAAACAAGATGTTTTACACAATCTAAAATATCTCAAAGCGCTCGCCATTCAATACCCAACGGAACAGGCGGCGTCTACCGAAATCATCAATTTGCAGGCGATTCTCAATCTGCCGAAAGGCACCGAACATTTTATGTCCGATTTGCACGGCGAATATGAGGCGTTTTTACATATATTAAACAATGCATCCGGTGTTATCCGCGAAAAAGTAGATTTGCTGTATGAGAAAAGTTTGCCCTCGAAAGAGCGTGCGGTTTTGGCAACACTCATCTATTATCCCGAGGAGAAACTCAAAGAAATAAAAGAAGATTCTGCCGATATGGAGGAATGGTACCGTATAACACTCAACCGCCTAATAGAAATCTGCCGCCTTGTATCTTCAAAATATACGCGCAGTAAGGTGAGAAAGGCGCTGCCAAAAGACTTTGAATACATCATCGATGAGCTTTTACACACCAATTATGATGAACTTAACAAAGAAAAATACTACGAGAACATTATCGAAACAATCATCGATATTGAACGCGCCGATGAATTTATTTTTGCGCTTTGCAATACCATCAAGCGCTTGGTTGTCGACCGTTTGCACATTGTAGGCGATATCTTCGATAGGGGGCCACGTGCTGACATTGTTATGGATTCGCTGATGGAGCACCATTGTGTTGATATTCAATGGGGTAACCACGATGTCCTTTGGATGGGGGCTGCTGCAGGCAGCCGCACCTGCATTGCCAGTGTGCTCAACAATTCGATTACCTATAACAACTTGGAGGTAGTTGAAATGGGCTATGGCATCAATCTGCGCCCGCTGGCATTGTTTGCGGCTGAAGTATACGGTACAAAAGATGTTTCTTGTTTTCGCCCCAAGCTGCAAAGTGCCCAATACTGCAACCCAAAAGATATTCGTTTGGTGGCATGTATGCATAAGGCGATTGCAGTGATTCAATTTAAGCTGGAAGGGCAGATAATTCAGCGCAATCCCGGTTTTAACATGGACGACCGCTTGTTGTTGGATAAAATTGATTATGAGCACAAAACTGTACGTATCGGCAACAAAGATTATAAACTGCGCGACTGTGATTTTCCAACGGTTAACCGCGAGAATCCTTATGAGCTAACCGATGAAGAAACTTTGCTGATGGAACAACTCAAATTCGCCTTCCGCCACAGCGAAAAATTGCAAAAGCATGTTCGCTTTCTTTATGCAAAGGGAGGCTTGTATAAGTGCTATAACGGTAATTTACTGTTCCATGGCTGCATCCCTATGAATACCGACGGCAGCTTTATGGAATTTGAATGTGATGGCGAGAGGCTTTCGGGCAGAGCATTTATGGATTATACCGAATCGCTGGCAAGGCAGGCATTTACCGCAAATGCTCATTCACCCGAAAAACTGCGGGGCAAAGATTTTATGTGGTTTTTATGGTGCGGCAGAAATTCTCCGTTGTTCGGCAGAGATAAAATTACAACATTTGAACGCTTGTTGGTTGACGACAAAACGGTATGGGAAGAACCCAAAAACCCATATTATGTTCACAGCGCAACAGAAGAAGCTTGTGTGCGTATGCTAAAAGAGTTTGAGTTGGATTACCCGCACTCGCATATTATCAACGGGCACGTACCCGTACGCAGTAAAGATGGAGAAACCCCTGTGAAAGCAAACGGAAGGCTGATTGTGATTGACGGCGGATTTTGCAGGGCATATCAGCCCACTACAGGTATTGCGGGTTATACACTGGTGTTCAACTCCTATGGTATTCGCATCATTTCACACGAACCGTTTGACGGAGCACGCAACGCCATACGCAAAAATAAAGATATTCTTTCTACCTCTCAGATTTACGAAACAATGCAAAGCCGCATAAAAGTAAGCGGAACGGACGAGGGGCAGGTCATCAAAGAGAATATCGAGGGGTTAAGGCTGCTGTTATCTGCCTACCGTATCGGGGTGCTGAAAGAACAGCATAATAAATAA
- a CDS encoding 2-hydroxycarboxylate transporter family protein: protein MNDTAIKQSILQKANAVKISGIPLFIYLAITALVAVCMVLDWLPGGMIGALAIMMVFGFLLNAIGDNLPIVKTFLGGGAIVCIFGSASMVSAGLIPASVIENVDTFMNATGFLNFYIAALITGSILGMDRKLLLKASLRFLPVALSAMTFAVLMVGAVGWAVGFGFKDAIMYIAIPMMGGGMGAGVVPMSGIYAAELGVEASEIISRMVPASTLGNCMAIIGAGLLAKLGEVKPSLSGNGKLMVKQDDSLNQKNDDKPDLQTLGMGLILSASFYLLGTVVNKFLPFIHTYAWMIILVALTKAIGIIPKSFENATQQWSKFVMKNWTSALLVGIGISLIDLKAVAAAISPVYLLLVIVVVGGVALGAGIGGRLVGFYPVESAVTAGLCTTNMGGTGDVAVLSACKRMELLPFAQISTRICGALVLILASILVKIML, encoded by the coding sequence ATGAATGATACTGCTATAAAACAATCTATTTTGCAAAAAGCAAATGCTGTTAAAATTAGCGGAATTCCACTGTTTATTTACCTTGCCATTACTGCACTGGTTGCAGTGTGCATGGTATTGGATTGGCTGCCCGGCGGTATGATTGGTGCATTAGCCATTATGATGGTGTTCGGTTTTCTGCTGAATGCTATTGGTGATAACCTGCCAATTGTTAAAACTTTTTTAGGCGGCGGTGCCATTGTATGCATATTTGGTTCTGCCTCTATGGTAAGTGCTGGTTTAATCCCTGCTTCTGTAATTGAAAACGTAGATACGTTTATGAACGCGACAGGCTTTTTAAACTTTTATATTGCGGCATTAATCACAGGAAGTATTCTTGGTATGGATCGTAAGCTGCTGTTAAAAGCATCTTTACGCTTTTTACCCGTTGCTCTTAGTGCTATGACTTTTGCAGTACTTATGGTTGGCGCTGTTGGCTGGGCAGTAGGGTTCGGCTTTAAAGATGCCATTATGTATATTGCAATACCCATGATGGGTGGCGGTATGGGTGCAGGTGTTGTACCTATGAGCGGTATTTATGCAGCAGAACTCGGCGTTGAGGCAAGCGAAATTATCAGCCGCATGGTACCTGCTTCTACACTAGGCAACTGTATGGCTATTATTGGTGCAGGCTTGTTAGCAAAGTTAGGCGAGGTAAAACCTTCGCTTAGCGGTAATGGCAAGCTCATGGTTAAGCAAGATGATTCATTGAACCAAAAAAATGATGATAAACCGGATTTGCAAACATTGGGCATGGGGCTTATTTTATCCGCCTCGTTTTATTTGCTAGGCACGGTTGTCAATAAGTTTTTGCCGTTTATTCACACCTATGCTTGGATGATTATACTGGTTGCCTTGACAAAAGCTATAGGAATTATACCAAAAAGCTTTGAAAATGCAACACAGCAATGGAGCAAATTTGTAATGAAAAACTGGACAAGTGCATTGCTGGTTGGCATTGGTATCAGCCTAATCGATTTAAAAGCAGTTGCAGCAGCAATATCACCGGTGTACTTACTGCTCGTTATAGTAGTAGTTGGCGGTGTAGCACTTGGCGCTGGTATTGGCGGCCGTCTGGTAGGGTTTTATCCTGTCGAAAGTGCCGTTACTGCAGGTTTGTGCACTACTAATATGGGCGGTACCGGTGACGTTGCCGTGCTTAGCGCCTGCAAAAGGATGGAGCTTTTGCCTTTTGCTCAGATTTCAACACGTATTTGCGGTGCATTGGTACTTATTTTAGCAAGTATACTTGTTAAGATAATGCTATAG
- a CDS encoding NAD(P)-dependent malic enzyme, giving the protein MDYNARSLELHEKKKGKLEVCSKVPVTCREDLSTAYTPGVAEPCRKIAANEADVYRYTAKGNLVAVVSDGSAVLGLGNIGPKAAIPVMEGKSVLFKAFANVDAFPICLDTQDTEEIIKAVKQIAPVFGGINLEDISAPRCFEIERRLKEELDIPVFHDDQHGTAIVVCAGLLNALKLVGKPFNQAKVVINGAGSAGISICKLLMQFGIGDVVLVDLKGILAKGEEWMNPAQASMAEVTNKEGIKGDLALAMKGCDVFVGVSAPNVVNAEMVASMAKDAVVFAMANPTPEIMPDEAKRGGARVIATGRSDFPNQINNVLVFPGIFRGALDVQATDITEEMKCAAAKAIASIVSDDELSEDYIIPNPFDARVSVAVAKAVADEAIAAGINKKENCYE; this is encoded by the coding sequence ATGGATTATAATGCACGTAGTCTTGAGCTGCATGAAAAAAAGAAAGGAAAACTTGAAGTTTGCAGTAAAGTTCCTGTAACTTGTAGAGAAGATTTAAGCACTGCTTATACACCCGGGGTTGCCGAACCTTGCCGTAAAATTGCAGCAAATGAAGCAGACGTGTACCGCTATACCGCTAAGGGTAATCTTGTTGCGGTTGTAAGTGATGGCAGTGCCGTATTGGGATTGGGCAACATCGGGCCTAAAGCAGCTATACCTGTAATGGAGGGTAAGTCTGTTCTGTTTAAAGCGTTTGCAAATGTAGATGCTTTTCCAATCTGTTTGGATACTCAGGACACGGAAGAGATTATTAAAGCTGTAAAACAGATAGCACCTGTGTTTGGCGGTATCAACCTTGAAGATATCTCTGCACCACGCTGCTTTGAAATTGAACGCCGATTAAAAGAAGAGCTGGATATACCTGTATTTCATGATGACCAGCACGGCACCGCTATAGTCGTATGTGCAGGGCTGTTAAATGCACTTAAATTGGTTGGTAAGCCTTTCAACCAAGCGAAGGTTGTGATTAATGGAGCTGGTAGTGCAGGCATAAGCATTTGTAAGCTGTTAATGCAATTTGGCATTGGTGATGTGGTATTGGTAGATTTAAAAGGTATTCTTGCAAAAGGGGAAGAGTGGATGAATCCGGCGCAAGCATCCATGGCGGAAGTTACAAACAAAGAGGGTATTAAAGGGGATCTTGCACTGGCGATGAAAGGCTGCGACGTATTTGTTGGTGTTTCGGCACCCAATGTGGTAAACGCAGAGATGGTTGCTTCAATGGCAAAAGATGCCGTTGTTTTTGCTATGGCAAACCCTACACCTGAGATTATGCCTGACGAAGCAAAACGAGGCGGTGCGCGTGTGATAGCAACCGGCCGCAGTGATTTTCCAAACCAAATTAACAACGTGTTGGTGTTCCCCGGTATTTTTCGCGGAGCATTGGATGTGCAGGCGACTGACATCACCGAGGAAATGAAATGCGCCGCCGCCAAAGCGATTGCGTCCATTGTTTCTGATGACGAACTCAGCGAGGATTATATTATTCCAAATCCATTTGATGCTCGAGTATCTGTAGCCGTTGCGAAAGCTGTAGCAGATGAAGCTATTGCCGCGGGCATTAATAAAAAGGAGAATTGTTATGAATGA
- a CDS encoding ATP-binding protein, which produces MKKQSVEGLNYIQMIFVVCITVMLCMAVALYYSLSSMQKNLDTNIQNTAALISSDPITLDTLRKQQPTAELTQHLNTFLNNSRNIDIIVVCNAKSIRLYHSDNSKIGEVFVGGDEGAALKGAPPYISQRMGSLGTQRGAFVSIREKDGSILGFVMVSVLTKSISALRREILLTFFAISIGALALGCIAAWLFNRNLRSKLMGFAPEEFSRIFVEREEVMDALEEGVVAINADGKIIMVNRSAKMILDFPPDTQVEGIPLVDLYSETNLPRVMREGQPEYNVQIAIKDKIILSNRIPIKDKDHVIGAVSIFRNKTEVTKLAEALTGANTMVDTMRAFNHEFSNKLHVLLGLIQMGKNQEASALILNSGLVSTRAVSEVSKKIALPNVAALIIGKILRANELGITLRLQEESLCIANDILPADAYITIIGNLLENAIEQLNSSDFPVKEIDLGVFTTEEYSIIAVDDTGGGIAPNIRKHVFEKGVSTKGKDRGIGLALVNETIERYHGEIVLDSEVGVGTSITISFG; this is translated from the coding sequence ATGAAAAAACAAAGCGTTGAGGGGTTAAATTACATTCAAATGATTTTTGTAGTTTGTATTACTGTGATGTTGTGTATGGCAGTTGCATTATATTACAGCCTTTCTTCTATGCAAAAAAACCTTGATACAAATATTCAAAATACCGCCGCACTTATTTCCAGCGACCCTATCACACTGGATACTTTACGTAAACAGCAGCCAACAGCGGAACTAACGCAGCATTTGAATACCTTTTTAAATAATAGCCGCAATATTGATATTATTGTAGTTTGTAATGCCAAAAGCATACGATTATATCACAGTGACAACAGCAAAATAGGCGAAGTTTTTGTTGGTGGCGATGAAGGAGCTGCTTTAAAGGGTGCCCCGCCTTATATTAGCCAACGTATGGGGTCACTGGGCACACAGCGGGGGGCTTTTGTTTCTATACGAGAAAAAGACGGCTCGATTTTGGGCTTTGTTATGGTATCTGTCCTTACCAAAAGCATTTCTGCTCTACGCCGTGAAATTTTATTAACATTTTTTGCAATCTCTATCGGAGCACTTGCGTTGGGCTGTATTGCTGCATGGCTATTTAATCGAAATCTACGCAGTAAACTAATGGGGTTTGCTCCGGAAGAGTTCAGCCGTATATTTGTTGAGCGTGAAGAGGTTATGGATGCACTGGAAGAAGGCGTTGTTGCAATTAATGCGGACGGAAAAATAATTATGGTAAATCGTTCTGCCAAGATGATTTTGGATTTTCCTCCGGATACACAAGTGGAAGGGATACCCCTTGTAGACTTGTATTCCGAAACAAATTTACCACGAGTAATGCGTGAGGGACAGCCTGAATACAACGTGCAGATTGCGATTAAAGACAAAATAATTCTTTCTAACCGTATTCCCATTAAGGATAAAGACCATGTAATTGGCGCAGTTTCTATTTTTCGTAATAAAACAGAGGTAACAAAACTGGCTGAAGCGCTAACCGGTGCAAATACTATGGTAGATACGATGAGAGCGTTCAATCACGAGTTTTCAAACAAACTTCATGTATTGCTCGGCTTAATCCAAATGGGTAAAAATCAAGAGGCAAGCGCCTTAATTTTAAATTCTGGTCTTGTATCTACCCGCGCGGTAAGCGAAGTAAGCAAAAAAATAGCGCTGCCTAATGTGGCAGCACTGATTATTGGTAAAATATTACGAGCAAACGAACTTGGCATCACGTTAAGATTACAAGAAGAGAGTTTATGCATTGCGAATGACATTTTGCCGGCAGATGCCTACATCACCATCATTGGTAATCTGCTGGAAAATGCCATAGAACAGCTTAACAGCAGCGATTTTCCTGTAAAAGAAATTGACCTTGGAGTTTTTACAACTGAGGAATACAGCATTATTGCTGTAGATGACACCGGAGGCGGGATTGCACCAAACATAAGAAAGCATGTGTTTGAAAAAGGTGTAAGTACCAAAGGAAAAGACCGTGGAATTGGGCTTGCTCTTGTGAATGAAACTATTGAACGTTACCACGGAGAAATTGTATTGGATAGTGAAGTTGGAGTAGGAACCTCTATTACTATTTCATTTGGTTAG